A window of Chloroflexaceae bacterium genomic DNA:
CGCCCGCGGCAGGCTTGAGCAGCACCGGGTAGCCGATCTGCCGGGCGATATCAATCGCCTCTTCCACATTGCGCAACTCGCCTTCTGAACCGGGCACCGTAGGCACCCCGGCGGCGCGCATGGTCTGGCGGCCGATGGCCTTATCGCCCATCAGGCGCATCGTCTCGGCGGAGGGGCCGACGAAGGTCAGCCTGACATCGGCGCACATCTCGGCGAAGTAGGGATTCTCCGAGAGAAAGCCATAACCGGGGTGTACGCCATCACAGCCGGTGATCAGGGCGGCGGTGATCAGCGCTGGAGGGTTCAGGTACGACTTGGCCGCCGCCGCTGGACCGATGCAGACCGCCTCGTCGGCCAGACGAACGGCGAGCGAGTCGCGATCAGCCTCACTATAAGCGACGACGCTCTTGATGCCCAGTTCCTGGCAGGCACGAACGATCCGAACGGCGATTTCGCCCCTGTTGGCAATGAGGACTTTGTTGAGCATACTGGCACCAGGATCAACCTATAGCATAACCATGCCGCCATCAATGGCAAAGGTCTGGCCGGTGATATAGGCCGCCGCGTCGGAGGCGAGGAAGCAGACCAGATCGGCCACTTCCTCGGGCCGCCCGAAGCGCCCGAGTGGAATGGCATCGAGAATGGCCTTGCGAGTCCCTTCGCCGAGCGCCGCGGTCATGTCGGTTTCGATAAAGCCGGGCGCCACCGCATTGACGGTGATGTTGCGACCGGCCATTTCGCGGGCCGTGGCCCGAGTGAAGCCGATGATCCCCGCTTTGGCGGCGGCGTAATTGGCCTGGCCGGCATTGCCGATGAGGCCGATCACCGAGGTCAGGTTGATGATCCGCCCGCCGCGTTGCCGGCCCATCGGGCGCAGCGCGGCGCGCGTGCAGAGAAAGGCCCCGCGGAGATTGGTGTTGATCACCTCATCGAAGTCAACATCTTTCATCCGCAGGATCAGCGCATCGCGGGTGATGCCGGCATTGTTCACCAGAATATCCAGGCGCCCGAAGCTATCGAGGGCGCTTTTGATCAGCCGATCAGCCTCCTCGGCCTGCGCGACATCGGCCTGCACGGCGCGCGCCCGCCCCCCCGCGGCTTCGATGGCCGCGACCGTCGCCTCGGCGGCCGTGGCGTTATCCCGATAATTGACGAGCACCGCCGCGCCGGCAGCGGCAAGGGTTGCAGCGATGGCGCGACCGATGCCGCGGCTCGCGCCGGTTACTACCGCCACTCGACCGGTCAGATCGATCTTCATCGCATCTGTAGTTCTGGGCGGGGGCCTGGGTTACCCCTCAGCGATTTCAAACAGCGTCCGCCCGTTAATCGTCACC
This region includes:
- the fabG gene encoding 3-oxoacyl-[acyl-carrier-protein] reductase, whose protein sequence is MKIDLTGRVAVVTGASRGIGRAIAATLAAAGAAVLVNYRDNATAAEATVAAIEAAGGRARAVQADVAQAEEADRLIKSALDSFGRLDILVNNAGITRDALILRMKDVDFDEVINTNLRGAFLCTRAALRPMGRQRGGRIINLTSVIGLIGNAGQANYAAAKAGIIGFTRATAREMAGRNITVNAVAPGFIETDMTAALGEGTRKAILDAIPLGRFGRPEEVADLVCFLASDAAAYITGQTFAIDGGMVML